A single Equus quagga isolate Etosha38 chromosome 8, UCLA_HA_Equagga_1.0, whole genome shotgun sequence DNA region contains:
- the MRPS33 gene encoding 28S ribosomal protein S33, mitochondrial — MSSLSEYALRMSRLSARLFGEVARPTDAKSMKVVELFSEQPLAKRKETYDWYPDHNTYFALMGTLRFLGLYRDEHQDFKDEQMRLKKLRGKGKPRKGEGKRAAKKK; from the exons ATGTCCTCCCTCTCCGAATACGCCTTGCGCATGAGTCGTCTCAGTGCCCGGCTGTTTGGTGAAGTGGCCAGGCCCACCGATGCCAAGTCCATGAAGGTAGTGGAACTGTTCAGTGAGCAGCCTTTGGCCAAAAGGAAGGAGACGTATGACTGGTATCCCGATCACAACACATACTTTGCGCTCATGGGGACACTGCGTTTTCTTGGCCTCTACAG GGATGAGCATCAGGACTTCAAGGATGAGCAGATGCGTCTAAAGAAGCTTCGTGGAAAGGGGAAACCacggaaaggagaagggaaaagagcaGCAAAAAAGAAATAG